From one Rosa rugosa chromosome 4, drRosRugo1.1, whole genome shotgun sequence genomic stretch:
- the LOC133745293 gene encoding uncharacterized protein LOC133745293 codes for MMMSNNNKPTLKKTRTFSPKKSDSMQIPTAHHQPMEFVPKRCASLKFPASPQLVLGEEMLHFSHPQHPLSHVNLPDLFTCAGCKEYGAGKRFTCQRCDYQLHDFCALAPPVLKSHPFHCQHQLAFYSKPVKGGIAQSKCDVCSKPIKGYAFRCGAGCFQMHPCCAMLSSEISLPYLHPHTLRLLPASKSGSDPSFVCGECRRKRSGTRVYHCTVCDYHLHAVCAKNMINGLQENGIKNLEKPSMLGTAARLASQVVIEFLGGLMEGLGEGVAEVFVQNVTRSGRGNGRGRSPTP; via the exons ATGATGATgagcaacaacaacaaaccCACCTTGAAGAAGACAAGAACCTTTTCCCCCAAGAAATCAGATTCAATGCAAATCCCCACCGCTCATCATCAACCCATGGAATTTGTCCCTAAAAGGTGTGCTTCGCTAAAGTTTCCTGCCTCTCCTCAACTTGTTTTGGGGGAGGAGATGCTCCATTTCAGTCACCCACAACATCCTCTTTCCCATGTGAACTTACCGGACCTCTTCACCTGCGCCGGCTGTAAAGAGTACGGCGCAGGCAAGAGGTTCACTTGTCAACGATGTGATTATCAACTTCATGATTTTTGTGCCTTGGCTCCTCCAGTTCTAAAGAGTCATCCCTTCCATTGCCAACACCAACTGGCTTTCTATTCTAAACCAG TAAAAGGAGGGATTGCACAATCGAAGTGTGATGTTTGTAGCAAGCCCATCAAAGGCTATGCTTTCAGATGCGGCGCAGGTTGTTTCCAGATGCATCCTTGCTGCGCCATGCTATCTTCGGAAATCAGCTTGCCATATCTCCATCCCCATACCCTAAGACTTTTACCTGCATCAAAAAGTGGCAGCGATCCGAGTTTTGTGTGTGGTGAGTGCAGGAGGAAGAGGTCGGGCACCAGAGTGTACCATTGCACCGTCTGTGACTACCATCTTCATGCGGTATGTGCAAAGAATATGATCAATGGACTTCAGGAAAATGGCATCAAGAACCTAGAAAAGCCCAGCATGTTGGGGACTGCAGCTCGCCTGGCATCTCAAGTGGTCATCGAGTTCCTTGGGGGGTTGATGGAGGGGCTTGGGGAAGGTGTTGCAGAAGTCTTTGTCCAAAATGTCACCAGATCAGGAAGAGGCAATGGTAGAGGAAGAAGTCCTACTCCTTGA